DNA sequence from the Tissierella sp. MB52-C2 genome:
CAAGGAAAATTTATAATTGCTTCAGAGAGTGAACATTTAATATACATAAATAGACCAGATGTGGTAATTGAGTGTTTAAAGTCCCTAATTTAAAAACGTAAGACAGAAAAAGAAACATTGTTATTTATAGGAGGAATTTATGAAAAGAGACAAGCTAGCTGAAATTGCCAAATTAGAAGAACAAAAATGTTTTCATGGAAATGTTATGGGGCTTGAGTCCAACATTGAGCCAATAATTAATTTATTTCCTAAATGGTCGCTGGAAAATTGGGATGGTAGATGGTGTGCTGCATTTGTTTATTACTGTTGTATGAAGGCTGGGTTTAATATTCCAGTAAAATTTCCCAATGAAAATGTAAAATGTAACTTTGCAGGTTGTTCCGCGTGGGAATCATGGGGTAGTTTACCTGAAAATCAATTTTATTATCCAGTTGAAAATAATAGTTTTATTCCAAGTAAAGGAGATATTGTAATATTTAATAATGTTTTTTTAAATGAACCCCATGATCACATTGGCATAGTTCTGGAAAATTATGATAGCTATATAGTTGTCGCTGAAGGAAATCTCAATAATGTATCTGGAACTGTAAAAAGAAATAAGAATAAAAATATAAGAGGATATATCAGAATACCTGAAGATTATAACTTCATAAGATAATCAAAACCAGAAAAATTATTCTAAGTGAGGTGATTCTATTGAAATATGAGATTAGAAGAGCTGTGATAGAAGATGTTGAATCTCTAGCAAATGTTATCGTTGAAAGTTGGAGATCAGCTTATTCTAGTATTATACCCGAGAATGAAATAACTAAATTCCTAGATAAGCAAAGAAGACAACAGCAGTTTAAAAGATTTATTCAAGATGAAGAAATTATTTTGATTGGAATTTGCGACGGCATACCTTGTGGATTAGTATTTGCAAATAAAGATAATGATGAGCAACTAGAAGAGTGCGGCTCTATTTATTCAATATATCTCCTTGAAGAATACTGGGGAAAAGGATTAGCTGCTAATTTAATGGATGTAGTTATAAGTATATTAAGAGATGAAGGCTGTAGAAGAGTTTCACTATGGGTTTATGAAGAAAATGTAAGGGCAATAGGATTTTATGAAAAGTATGGTTTCACATTTGATGGTACTAAAAAGCATAGTCGGTTTTCCAATAAACCTATTGAATTAAGATATATATTGGATATATGAGAATAAGAAGAATAACTACATAAAATTGTTATCATAGGAGGACTTATAGTGAAAAAAATTGTAGCAAGATATTTCTATGTTCCAATTTGTCCCGAATCATTTGCTTCATTAGATCGTCTTCGTAATTTATTTTTGAAGTATAAAGAGCAGGTTGATTTTGAATCATTTAATATTTTTGATTGTAAATTTGAATCATTATACTCTTGGTTTTTTAGTGAAGAAGAAATAATAGAAAGTGTTAGGGAAAATGGGACATACCCACTTCTTTTTGGAAAGTTATTTATTCAAGGTAATGAAATAAAAGGTTTTCCTCCATCAAAGAAATTTATATCAAATGCCTTAAAGGAACACGGTATATCCTTCGAAGAGGAAGATTATAAATTTAATTATGGAGCAATCACTAAAGAGAGACTTAAATATGATATAGATAAATTTCAGATTAAGAAATATGATGGAAAACTCCTTAGGGATAGTTGTATTATTTGTACAAAATACAATCCATATCTAGATGAAAAATCATATATTCCTGAGAATTGGGTTAAATATGAACAATTAAAGAGAAGATTTTTAGAGGAAAGTTTAGAGAATGGCAGTTTAGCTGGTTATATTGAATACTATAACCATGAACCAGTAGGATTTATTGAGGCATTTCCATTAAATATATCAAGAAAACTAGGATTTCCAATATCAAGTAAAAGTACCAATGGTGTTATGATTACCTGCCTTTCTGTTCGTAAAGAAATGAGCGGATATGATGTAGCTTCAAGATTAATAGAATATCTTGAAAAAGAAGTAAAAAATAGAAAATATGAATCAATAGAAGTATTATCATTTCCAGATGAACACAATTGGCAGCCTAAATCACTATATGAAAAAAGAGGTTACAATGCAGTTAAGGAAATAAAAGAATTATGTATTATGAGAAATGAATTGTAATAGATCTGTCTAGGATATAATATGAGCTATAGGGTTGCTTTAATTATTATGACAAATGAAAAGCATAGAGTTAGCAATCGTTAATAGCTATTAATTTTGATATTAACACTAAATATGGAAAAATTTCACCATATCATATTGACTTTGACGTCGTGTCGTACCTTATACTGTTTGTTAAAGGGAGGAGGAATCTATATGGAATTAAAAACAATTAGTCAAGTTTCAAATGCTTTTAAAATTTCTACAAGAACACTTCGATATTACGAAGAAATAGGACTTTTAGTCAGCTCTAAAAAAGAAGGATATGCCTATCGTAGCTATGATGAGAATGCAATTTTACGCTTGCAACAAATTGTGATCTTGAGAAAGCTACGTATTTCATTAAAACAAATTGGCGACATATTGAATAACGAAGATGTTATTCAGGCCATTGAGGTATTTAAACAAAATATAACTAATTTAGAAGACGAAATAGCGGCATTATCAACAATCAAAGTGATTCTAAACCGTCTTATTGAGACTTTGCAGAAGAAAACAAAACTTAAATTGAAACTTGGCATATTAAGTGATGATTATATACTTGATGCAATTGATTCCTTATCCTTACAAAAAATTAGTTTTAAGGAGGAAGAGTCAATGGAAGATTTAAATAAGGCAGCAAAAAGTCTATCGACACTTAAAAATGTCAGAATTGTTCATTTACCACCATTTACAGTAGCTGCAAGTCATTATATTGGAGCAAATCCCGAGGAAAATGCAGAAAAACAGTTAGAACACTTTATAAAAACAAGTAATCTATATGAAATTAAACCAGATGCTCGCGTATTTGGATTTAATCATCCATGTCCATCTAATGATAGACATGACTATGGGTATGAATTTTGGATCACAATTCCTGAAGATATGGAAGTACCAGTTCCCCTTGAGAAAAAGCATTTTAATGGAGGACTATATGCAGCCCATATGATTACTTTTGGAAACTTTCATGAATGGGAATGGCTGTCAAACTGGGTTAATGTCAATAATTCTAAATATGAGGCAAATTATGCTGATGATGGTGGAGAATGTATGGCAGGTCTGCTAGAGGAATCGCTTAATTATCTATATCGTTATAATCGCAATTGGCCAGAAAGTGATGAACATCAGCTTGATTTATTGTTTCCAATAAAATTGAAAGAACAGAAATAGGATAATGGGGAGGTAGATACTCCCTTTTATGCTATTCATATTTAAAGTAAATATTAGGAGGATAAAGATGAAGCATTCATTTAATATGACGATGCCAGATTATGATAAAAATAGTAGAGTTTTTATTGAATTACCTTTTAATGTATGGAACTTATTCAACAAAAAAGGAGCAATAAGAGTTAAGGGAAGTATAAATGAGTCTCCATATGAATGTGCTCTTATTCCAAGGGGAAACGGCACTTACTTACTACCTATAAATAAAAAGATAATTGAAAAATCGAGAATAAGTACTGGGGATACTTTAAACATATATATGGAAATAGTTGATAATAATGAAAAAAATAAACCAAAAGTCAATGAACTAATTGAATATAGAAGGATAGAAACGATAAATTATATTGAACAACCTAATCCTAGAGCCTGTGGACAAGCATGTATAGCTATGCTTGCAGGGGTTAATGCAGAAGAAGTAATAAAGGTTATGAATACCAAAGGGTCAACGAGCATTGGACAACTAATTGAGGCTTTAGATTATTATAAAATAAAACATTCTGGCACTAACAAGAGAATTTCTAAGAAAAATCCAAACTATTCAGAAGTGTGTATTCTAACAGTTCATATGCCAGATTATAGCCATTGGGTTTTATATTTCAAAGGAAAATTTTATGATCCAGAGTTTGGAGTTCTTGAGAATTGTCATCCAGATGGAAAAATAACATCATATTTGGAGATATATAGGGAATGAAGCTTAGTTAAGTCTGAAAATATAGGAGTATATAATGGGGGGAATAGTAGATGGAATACTATGGTTTAACAGAGGTTGGGGCTTCGGGAATAAATGCTGATAGTTATTATATATCACAAGATGAAAAAGTATTTGCCGTAGCAGATGGAGCTTCAGGGGCTTTTGATAAGGTTGAGGCAGGGATTATATGTATGAATGCAATTAAAGAATTGGATTACCATTCTTTAGGATTAAATTCACAGCAATATATTTTTCGCTGTATTAATGCGGCAAATAATAGATTAATAGAAAAATCTCAGCTAGATAGACACCTTTCTTTCGGAACAATGACTATGGCAGTGGTTGATGAAGGGAGATTGAGTATAGGAGCTGTAGGAGATACCCCAGCTTTTTTAATCCAAGGAAATAAGATTAGAAAAATAATAAAGCCAAAGAAAAGATATGCAAAACTAATTGAGTTAGGAATTTTAACAGAAGAAGAAATAGATAAAGCCATTTCCTCTATACCAGATGAAATGTGGTCTATGTTTGATAACTTTCTGCCTATGGTAATACCTCAAATTGCAGTAGAGGAATATTTAATTTCACAGAATGATATTTTGATTATTTGTACTGATGGTGTTTCTGACTGGATAGATGAGGATGAATTTGTAGATGTTTTAAGAAGTTCATCTTCCATTGAACAAAGTTGCAGAAAGCTTTTTTCAATTGTAAATGAAAGATGTTCAGCTAATAAATTAGATGATAAAACCATAATTGTTGTACAGGTTTAAGGACTATTTCAGTATATTTATGTTAAGATATAGTAGAGAATTAAGGGAGGAGTGGTAATATAGAACCAGTGCATATAGAAAGACCAGAAATATTATCGTCTGTAATTGCTAGTATTCCTCATGGCTCATCTTGTATTACATCTGAAATGGAAAATAGCATGATACAAAATGTATTACTTACAAATAACGATTGGTTTTTAAATGATCTTTATGATTTTCTATATAAGGCAAATATTACAAAAATATCATTTAACTATAGCAGATATGTAGTTGATGTTAATAGAAATATTAATAAAAAATATATAGAAGAAGACTATACAAAATCTTTAATTTATCATAAAACTACATTTGGTAAACATATTTATGAAAACTCTTTACCTAATAAAGTGGTTGAAAATAGGATAAAAGAATTTTATGAACCATATCATACCTGTTTATTAAATGAAATAAACAATATCTTAAAAGAAAGAAACAAAGTTTATCTACTTGATTTACATAGTTTTTATGCACAATCTACAGCTGATATTGTACTAGGAACATGTGGTGGAAGTACATGCTCATATGATTTCTTATATATTGTTCAGAAAGCTTTTGTTGATGAAGGTTTCACTGTGAAGGTTGACGAAAAAGGTCTTAAAGGAGGATATATAGTATCACATTATAGTTCAATGGAAAATGTTGAAGCTATACAAATTGAGATACGGTATACCAGTTACATAGAGGATAGATATTTTGGAGAAGAAGAAATATATCATAGAGATGATATATTATTTAATAAAACTAAAGAGCGTTTAGAGAGAGTTTTTAAAAATATTGTGAAAATGGTTGAAAATTAATAATTAAATAGAAAGTAGTTTCAATTAAAGAGATATTAGATGTATTATATAATAAAGGATTAAATTATTTATAGAGGTGAAAACAATGAAAACAATTGATATGCACTGTGATACAATTTTAAGAATGATGGAAGATAAGGAGAATATAGGGCTATATGAGAATGACTTTAGTATAGATATTAAGAAGTTGAAGAAAGGGAATTCATTAGCTCAATTCTTTGCTATGTGGGTAGATTTAGAAAAAGCTGTGAATTCATTGGAAGTATGCTTTGAGATGATTGATAAGTTTTATATAGAACTTGAAAAAAACGCTAATAATATTTCTCTAGCAACTAATTATGAAGATATAATAAAAAATCATAAGGAAGGTAAGGTTTCTGCTGTACTTGCCATAGAAGAAGGGGGAACTATTAAAGGAGAAATACATAATTTAAGAAATTTCTATAGAATAGGAGTAAGAGCCATAACTCTTACATGGAATACAGCTAATGAAATAGGTTATCCTAATATAAAAGAGGACTATAGAGATAAGGGGCTAACTAGTTTTGGTGAGGAAGTTGTACATGAAATGAATAGATTAGGTATGCTTATAGATGTTTCTCATCTTTCGGATAAAGGATTTTATGATGTATCTAGATTAAGTTCCAAGCCATTTATAGCATCCCACTCAAATTCAAGGGCAATGAAGAACCACTCTAGGAACCTTACAGACGATATGATAAGGGTTTTATCAGAAAAAGGTGGAACTATGGGTATATGTTTTGAAAGAGATTTTCTAGGTGAAAGTAAGAATGCAAGGATAGAGGATATAATAAGGCATATTAAGCATATTAAAAATATAGGCGGGATAGATGTAATAGCATTAGGCTCTGATTATGATGGATCCCATCCAAATTGTGAAATAGACAATATAGGTGAAATAGAAAAGTTAGGATTTGCATTAAAGGACAATAAATTTTCAGAAGATGAAATAGATAAGATATTTTATAAAAATGCTTTGAGAGTAATTAAGGATGTATTATAATTTGTTATAAAGATGAATATTTATGATTGCATAAAGCAAGTTTTGCATTATATTCATATAGAGGTGAATTGATTGAAAGATTATAAAAAGATGATTTTTGTTTCTTTAGTAGTTGCAGTAGCATCTCAGGTAGGGGTTGGACTTATTAGTAGTAACTTTATAGTGTCTGCAGGAATAATATCTTTCATGTTATTTCTTTTTTATTATGAAGATTTAAAACCTATTCCCACAGGAATATTATCAGGGATAATGGTCTATCTTCTTAGAGTACTAGTTCATTACTTAGGAAAAGGAAATATTATGGATGCCATAACATCCTATCAACAAGAAATATTATTTTATATGTTTTACTCTATTATATATACTCTATTAATAAGGAAGGGAAATAAAAATAATATAAATTTTTTATTTTTTACTATGGTAATTAGTGATTTTGGTGCTAACTTTATAGAGGTATATGTAAGAACTTCTATAGATGTTTTTTCTTCTCTCAAAGAAGTGGGGATTACCTTACTTGCAGTAAGTATAATTCGTTCTGCTATATTGTGGTTAGTATTAAATGCTTTGAAATATTATAGGATGTTTCTTATGAAGGAAGAACATGAAAAGAGATATAAAAGATTATTGTGGCTTACTTCTCAATTAAAGACTGAAATGTATTGGATTGAAAAGAATATGGATCATATAGAGAAGGTCATGTCACAATCCTATGAATTATTTGAAAAAATAAATCTTAATATGGATAATGAAACTTGGGCAAATAGAGCTTTATCCATTGCTAGAGAAGTCCATGAGATAAAAAAGGAAAATGGATTAGTAATCCGTGGAATGAAAGAGATTACAGAAAATGAACTTAATGATAAGGGTATGGACCTTAAAGACATTATTAGTATACTTTCTGAAACTATGAAAAGAGAAATAAGAAGATTAGATAAGGATATAAATCTAATATTCCATGTAGAAGAAAATTTCTATACATCTAAACACTATTATCTTATGTCCATGCTTCGTAATCTTATAATGAATAGTATGGATGCTATGCCGGATGATAAAAAAGATGGAAAAATTATTGTAACACATGAATTATATAAAGATAATCATAATTTTACAATAACTGATAATGGTGCTGGTATAGATGAAGAAGGATTAAATCACATTTTTTCACCTGGATTTTCAACTAAGATCAATTATAGTACAGGTGAAATAAACAGGGGACTTGGATTAAGTATAGTAAGATATATAGTTGAAGAGCAATTGGAAGGTAATATAAGTGTTAGTTCTAAAGTAGGAGAAGGAACTAGCTTCCATATATCTATTCCAAAAGAATCATT
Encoded proteins:
- a CDS encoding N-formylglutamate amidohydrolase encodes the protein MHIERPEILSSVIASIPHGSSCITSEMENSMIQNVLLTNNDWFLNDLYDFLYKANITKISFNYSRYVVDVNRNINKKYIEEDYTKSLIYHKTTFGKHIYENSLPNKVVENRIKEFYEPYHTCLLNEINNILKERNKVYLLDLHSFYAQSTADIVLGTCGGSTCSYDFLYIVQKAFVDEGFTVKVDEKGLKGGYIVSHYSSMENVEAIQIEIRYTSYIEDRYFGEEEIYHRDDILFNKTKERLERVFKNIVKMVEN
- a CDS encoding effector binding domain-containing protein codes for the protein MELKTISQVSNAFKISTRTLRYYEEIGLLVSSKKEGYAYRSYDENAILRLQQIVILRKLRISLKQIGDILNNEDVIQAIEVFKQNITNLEDEIAALSTIKVILNRLIETLQKKTKLKLKLGILSDDYILDAIDSLSLQKISFKEEESMEDLNKAAKSLSTLKNVRIVHLPPFTVAASHYIGANPEENAEKQLEHFIKTSNLYEIKPDARVFGFNHPCPSNDRHDYGYEFWITIPEDMEVPVPLEKKHFNGGLYAAHMITFGNFHEWEWLSNWVNVNNSKYEANYADDGGECMAGLLEESLNYLYRYNRNWPESDEHQLDLLFPIKLKEQK
- a CDS encoding sensor histidine kinase translates to MKDYKKMIFVSLVVAVASQVGVGLISSNFIVSAGIISFMLFLFYYEDLKPIPTGILSGIMVYLLRVLVHYLGKGNIMDAITSYQQEILFYMFYSIIYTLLIRKGNKNNINFLFFTMVISDFGANFIEVYVRTSIDVFSSLKEVGITLLAVSIIRSAILWLVLNALKYYRMFLMKEEHEKRYKRLLWLTSQLKTEMYWIEKNMDHIEKVMSQSYELFEKINLNMDNETWANRALSIAREVHEIKKENGLVIRGMKEITENELNDKGMDLKDIISILSETMKREIRRLDKDINLIFHVEENFYTSKHYYLMSMLRNLIMNSMDAMPDDKKDGKIIVTHELYKDNHNFTITDNGAGIDEEGLNHIFSPGFSTKINYSTGEINRGLGLSIVRYIVEEQLEGNISVSSKVGEGTSFHISIPKESLEEEVE
- a CDS encoding GNAT family N-acetyltransferase — translated: MKKIVARYFYVPICPESFASLDRLRNLFLKYKEQVDFESFNIFDCKFESLYSWFFSEEEIIESVRENGTYPLLFGKLFIQGNEIKGFPPSKKFISNALKEHGISFEEEDYKFNYGAITKERLKYDIDKFQIKKYDGKLLRDSCIICTKYNPYLDEKSYIPENWVKYEQLKRRFLEESLENGSLAGYIEYYNHEPVGFIEAFPLNISRKLGFPISSKSTNGVMITCLSVRKEMSGYDVASRLIEYLEKEVKNRKYESIEVLSFPDEHNWQPKSLYEKRGYNAVKEIKELCIMRNEL
- a CDS encoding protein phosphatase 2C domain-containing protein encodes the protein MEYYGLTEVGASGINADSYYISQDEKVFAVADGASGAFDKVEAGIICMNAIKELDYHSLGLNSQQYIFRCINAANNRLIEKSQLDRHLSFGTMTMAVVDEGRLSIGAVGDTPAFLIQGNKIRKIIKPKKRYAKLIELGILTEEEIDKAISSIPDEMWSMFDNFLPMVIPQIAVEEYLISQNDILIICTDGVSDWIDEDEFVDVLRSSSSIEQSCRKLFSIVNERCSANKLDDKTIIVVQV
- a CDS encoding DUF1905 domain-containing protein produces the protein MKHSFNMTMPDYDKNSRVFIELPFNVWNLFNKKGAIRVKGSINESPYECALIPRGNGTYLLPINKKIIEKSRISTGDTLNIYMEIVDNNEKNKPKVNELIEYRRIETINYIEQPNPRACGQACIAMLAGVNAEEVIKVMNTKGSTSIGQLIEALDYYKIKHSGTNKRISKKNPNYSEVCILTVHMPDYSHWVLYFKGKFYDPEFGVLENCHPDGKITSYLEIYRE
- a CDS encoding CHAP domain-containing protein, with protein sequence MKRDKLAEIAKLEEQKCFHGNVMGLESNIEPIINLFPKWSLENWDGRWCAAFVYYCCMKAGFNIPVKFPNENVKCNFAGCSAWESWGSLPENQFYYPVENNSFIPSKGDIVIFNNVFLNEPHDHIGIVLENYDSYIVVAEGNLNNVSGTVKRNKNKNIRGYIRIPEDYNFIR
- a CDS encoding dipeptidase; protein product: MKTIDMHCDTILRMMEDKENIGLYENDFSIDIKKLKKGNSLAQFFAMWVDLEKAVNSLEVCFEMIDKFYIELEKNANNISLATNYEDIIKNHKEGKVSAVLAIEEGGTIKGEIHNLRNFYRIGVRAITLTWNTANEIGYPNIKEDYRDKGLTSFGEEVVHEMNRLGMLIDVSHLSDKGFYDVSRLSSKPFIASHSNSRAMKNHSRNLTDDMIRVLSEKGGTMGICFERDFLGESKNARIEDIIRHIKHIKNIGGIDVIALGSDYDGSHPNCEIDNIGEIEKLGFALKDNKFSEDEIDKIFYKNALRVIKDVL
- a CDS encoding GNAT family N-acetyltransferase, producing MKYEIRRAVIEDVESLANVIVESWRSAYSSIIPENEITKFLDKQRRQQQFKRFIQDEEIILIGICDGIPCGLVFANKDNDEQLEECGSIYSIYLLEEYWGKGLAANLMDVVISILRDEGCRRVSLWVYEENVRAIGFYEKYGFTFDGTKKHSRFSNKPIELRYILDI